The nucleotide window ATTACGGTATGTTCGCAAAAAATATCCCCGTCCACCTATCCGTACCTACCGTCGGGTAGAACTGGCACCGGGAGCCCAGTCCCAGACGGACTGGGGAGAGTTTCCGCAAGTATGTATCGGTGGGGTCTGGAAGAAGCTCTATGCCTTCATCCTGGTGCTGTCCCACTCCCGTATGTGGGCTGCTGTCTGGAGTGAGAGCATGGATCAGCTCCACTGGCATCAGTGCCACAACGAAGCTTTCCGCCGCCTGGAGGGCATCCCGGCGGTTAATCGGATCGACAACCTGAAAACCGGTGTTGCAAGCGGGGCAGGAGCCACAGGTGTCATCAATGCAGCCTACAGCAGCTATGCCCGAAGCGTGGGATTTCATGTGGACCTCTGTCCGCCCCGTTCCGGCAATGCCAAGGGCAAAGTCGAGGCCAAGGTCAAGCAGCTCAGAAAGCTGCTTCCCATCACCAGGCGTGAGTGGTCTTCCATCAGAGAGCTGCAGCATGAAACGGATCAGGCCATAGAACGCTACGCAAAGAATACCATTTGTCCTGCAACAGGAAAAACCATTCATGCGAGTTGGCAGGACGAAATTCCGTTACTACGCCCCCCAATGCTGCTACCAGAGCCCTTTGATAAGGTCGTGAGCCGTGTTGTTCGTCCAGACTGCTGCGTGTTCTTTGAAAACCGACAATACACTGTACCATTTCAGCTTGTAAAAGAGCTGGTGGAGGTCCGTGGATGCGCTGACCGTGTCCAGATTCTGGCCCATGGCAAGGTTGTCATAGAATATCCAA belongs to Desulfobotulus pelophilus and includes:
- the istA gene encoding IS21 family transposase, whose amino-acid sequence is MADRRLTKEEIVTLNTLIEKKASNSAISRIIGTSEGAVRYHRKKQSLISPTNGNAKESKAMTYEELISDWMEKAAADKRPANIRELHEHLVLHYGYNHSYKSVLRYVRKKYPRPPIRTYRRVELAPGAQSQTDWGEFPQVCIGGVWKKLYAFILVLSHSRMWAAVWSESMDQLHWHQCHNEAFRRLEGIPAVNRIDNLKTGVASGAGATGVINAAYSSYARSVGFHVDLCPPRSGNAKGKVEAKVKQLRKLLPITRREWSSIRELQHETDQAIERYAKNTICPATGKTIHASWQDEIPLLRPPMLLPEPFDKVVSRVVRPDCCVFFENRQYTVPFQLVKELVEVRGCADRVQILAHGKVVIEYPRHTEERILIDRKCYEGPATDRVLPPPPQGKLTSRLEEIMASGVEARSIDYYAALAEVAR